In a single window of the Harpia harpyja isolate bHarHar1 chromosome 3, bHarHar1 primary haplotype, whole genome shotgun sequence genome:
- the MANEA gene encoding glycoprotein endo-alpha-1,2-mannosidase, with translation MARFRRRTCIILLLFILFICSIMMALKTLRPDRAGFGDPFGLGLLPELQQRTVLLDNKQNSLNRVQGDTVTRVSNLHSIAVNTMKASMPPVNNLEEELSSPNYNFHIFYYSWFGNPQFDGKYIHWNHPLLPHWDPKIANNYPKGRHNPPEDIGANFYPELGSYSSKDPSVIEAHMKQMRSASTGVIVLSWYPPGMADENGEPTDDLVPVILDYAHKYNLKVTFHIEPYKDRDDRSMYHNVKYIIDKYGGHPAFYRHKTSTGRFLPMFYVYDSYVTIPEIWANLLTVSGSQTIRNTPYDALFIALLVEERHKHDIHRSGFDGMYTYFATNGFSYGSSHHNWASLKAFCDSNNLMFIPSVGPGYIDTSIRPWNNHNTRNRVNGKYYETAFSAALLVRPEIISITSFNEWHEGTQIEKAVPKRTGQVVYLDYKPHKPNVYLELTQKWSEKYRKEQEQWLM, from the exons ATGGCAAGATTTCGCAGAAGAACATGCatcattttgttgctttttattttgtttatttgctcCATAATGATGGCTTTGAAGACTCTGAGACCTGACAGAGCTGGCTTTGGGGATCCATTTGGACTTGGTTTGTTGCCCGAGCTTCAACAACGGACAGTGCTCTTAGACAATAAACAGAATTCACTAAATAGGGTTCAAGGAGATACTGTAACTCGTGTCAGTAATTTGCATAGTATCGCAGTTAATACTATGAAAGCATCTATGCCTCCTGTAAACAACCTGGAAGAAGAGCTGTCTTCTCCTAATTATAACTTTCACATATTCTACTATAGTTGGTTTGGGAATCCACAGTTTGATGGTAAATATATTCACTGGAACCATCCATTGTTGCCACATTGGGATCCCAAAATTGCAAACAATTATCCAAAGGGAAGGCATAATCCTCCTGAGGACATTGGGGCCAACTTTTATCCTGAACTCGGATCTTACAGTTCCAAAGACCCTTCTGTCATAGAAGCCCACATGAAACAAATGCGTTCAGCTTCAACTG GTGTAATAGTGCTTTCGTGGTACCCACCAGGTATGGCTGATGAAAATGGAGAACCGACTGATGATTTGGTGCCTGTTATTTTGGATTATGCACACAAATATAATCTGAAG GTGACTTTTCATATTGAACCTTACAAAGATAGAGATGATCGCAGTATGTACCACAATGTCAAATACATCATAGACAA ATATGGAGGCCATCCAGCCTTTTACAGGCATAAGACCAGCACGGGCAGATTTCTTccaatgttttatgtttatgatTCTTACGTAACAATTCCTGAAATATGGGCGAATCTGTTAACTGTTTCTGGATCCCAGACTATTCGAAATACTCCGTATGATGCGTTATTCATTGCACTTCTTGTAGAAGAAAGACATAAGCATGACATTCACAGAAGCGGCTTTGATGGAATGTACACGTACTTTGCCACCAATGGCTTCTCCTATGGTTCATCTCATCATAATTGGGCAAGTTTAAAAGCCTTTTGTGATAGTAACAACTTAATGTTTATTCCAAGTGTGGGGCCAGGGTATATTGATACCAGTATCCGACCATGGAACAACCACAACACCCGTAATCGTGTCAATGGGAAGTACTATGAGACTGCCTTCAGTGCAGCCCTTTTGGTGCGACCAGAAATCATTTCTATTACATCTTTTAATGAATGGCATGAGGGAACTCAGATTGAAAAAGCTGTCCCCAAACGGACTGGACAGGTGGTTTACCTTGATTATAAACCGCATAAACCAAATGTTTACCTAGAGCTTACTCAGAAGTGGTCTGAGAAGTacagaaaagaacaagaacaGTGGCTTAtgtga